The window TTCTCGGCAAGTGTACCaattttgtttgcttaaacAACATTATTGTTTTCGATTTCTCTTTTCACTTGCTTCCCACTTCTTAGCCTTGAATTCGTCCTCGAACATCAAATGAAATATGAATAACTCAGTCCTATCACATATGTAGTGTTCACTAAGATTTTCAGGAATTACGTTGACGTTGGTAAGTTAATGCATTAAACTTCCTAATAATATCTTAGTTGTTTAGAAGCCCAATTGTAAGTCCATTGGGCCTACAGACCCAAACCCAAAACACAGCCCAACTGAAGACCTCAAATGTCGACAACACAAGTAACCAGAAGAAAAAACACGCGCGCATCCTGCGCGTGCTAAACAACAATCTCCATCCTCCGCATCTCACGAAATTTCTCGCATCAATCACGAATCAGATCAGaaaccctccctctctctactCCCTTCCCCAAATCCTCACCCCCAATTTCACACATCAAGGATTAGGGTTTCTGAAAATGTCAGGTGCAGCAATAGCGGTGGGTTACTCGAGCTCCTGGGCACGTGCCCTTGTCCAGATCTCTCCCTACACATTCTCCGCTATCGGTATCGCCGTCGCCATCGGCGTCTCCGTCCTCGGTGCCGCCTGGTTCTCCCCCTTTCCTTATTCCCCCTTCATTTGTTGATTAAAGTTATAATCTGTGGGTTAATTAGTTACTAAATTGTGTAAGTTGTTGTGGCAATTAGGGGGATTTATATTACTGGGAGCAGTTTGATCGGTGCAGCAGTCAAGGCCCCTCGTATCACTTCTAAGAATCTCATTAGGTAATGAAATTTCTGAAATttactcccttttttttttattacatattcatttaattttagcatctgcttttggttttggattcATAACGCAAACATATAGTGAATGTAAATACTAGAAATTGGGATTATGTTCATGATTTGGAGTAGCATCCCAGTAATTGAATTCAATAGCggattaaatttcttaattgaAAAATAGGTCGTATTGTTATTCGCAATCACACTTATTATAACTAGCTCGGttaattgattgattgattgattgattgattgattgatatATGGAGAATTGTGTTATCTATTTAAACACTCCCGAAAACTGTTTCTTCACACCTATGTGGGAGATTTTCTTATCTTTGACGATGCACCTTGAATTTTCAACTTTAACGTAACTCTGCTGATTATAAATTCTTAAGTGTGTGATTAAGATGATGATGTTTTGGGACTGACTTGGACTGGATTGGTTGTCTCAGTGTTATCTTTTTTGAACGAAAGTTCTTAATAGATAGATGGATCGTATTGCTATTGGCAATCAGACTTAAAACTAGCTTGGTTAATTGATTGATGGATGGACAATTGTGCCATCTATTAAAACACTCCTGAAAACTGTTTCTTAACACCATTGTAGGAAATTTGCATATCGATAATGATGCACCTTGCATTTTCCAACTTTAACGTAGCACTGCTGGTTGGAAATGCTCGAGTGTGACATTACAATGATGTGTTTTGGGACTGACTTGGACTGGATGCATTTTCTCTTGCAGTGTTATTTTTTGTGAAGCTGTTGCTATATATGGTGTTATTGTTGCAATTATTCTACAAACAAAGTTGGAGAATGTTCCAACATCAAAGATGCATGCACCTGAGTCTCTTAGAGCTGGATATGCAATCTTCGCCTCTGGGATAATCGTGGGCTTTGCAAACCTTGTCTGCGGGTTCATATCTTTAGCCTTCTTTCTCACATTTCTTTTAGAATTTCCAAAAAGTCCTATGGCTCTTACCATacaatgattttgtttctgcggCAGGTTATGCGTGGGAATTATTGGAAGCAGCTGCGCATTATCCGATGCCCAAAACTCCTCACTTTTCGTGAAGATCCTTGTGATCGAAATCTTTGGCAGCGCACTTGGATTGTTTGGAGTGATTGTGGGAATCATAATGTCAGCTCAAGCTACATGGCCTTCGAAATGATGATGCGTTGCTTAGTAAAACTTGGCATCACATAACGACAATGTTACGTGTAATATGTTCTTTTCACCATTAGGAATGTTAAAGCTGCTGTGGAAATATTATTTTTCCGTATTGTATCAATCTTAGGTTGTATTTAATCCGATGGGAATGAGTTGTGCGAGAGATGTATAAGGATGAGTTAAGCATTTCCTCAATCATGGTGGTAGACAATATTATCTTAGTTTTGAATGAATAACAGAATCATTTGTTCATATGCATCGTCGACGTCGGTTTATAAACAGCTTTGATTTGAATGCTCATTATTGTGTACAAATAGTCGGAGTTTAAACTTTTAATCTTGCTTATACAAAGATCGAACAACAATACTCAAAACAGGGATCATGCTTTATTGGCTACAGAACCGGAAAGACGATGCGTCTTGACGATTATCTGGTTGAATTAAAGTAGTATGGGTGGAACATCCCTGAAAAAGGGCATGAATTTCTGCTGCAGCTCTTGGCACTCCTCTGGATTAGCAATCTTGGGGTTGAAAAGCTGTCTATCAGGAAGAACAAGGCCTTGTTTAATCCGACCCATTCTCCTTGCGTGCAGGACTTGTTTGGACACGACTGGTAACCGAATTGACTGATATTCTTCGAGAGCTGATTGCAAATCTTCTGCTCCCCACTTCTTCAAGCATTGCCCTAGCACCGCAGCATCTACTACCGACATTGTCGTGCTTCTTAGGGCATGAGGAGTTGTGGGGTGAGCTGCATCTCCAACTAGTACAACATTGTCCCTGTAGATTTGTTCTAAAGGATCACTGTCATATATGGCATTGATGAAAGgctcttttgtttctttgatcACTCTCACAAACTCTGGAAGCCACATTTTCTCTGCTTCTTGGTGCATACTCTGGATCATGTCGCTGCTCGCTTTCATGGTCATCGAGTTATGCTTCAGATCAGGCTCAGGTTGGTGGACATACCAAATCCAATTCAGCCTTCGGTTCAGAAGCTCGTATAGCACGGTGTGCGTCCCAGAACCTAAGCCAAAGTACAAACATTTCCCAAGCTCAGGGTATTCCTTTCGGATGCCGGTTAAGGTTTCTGAACTCTCATTTCCAGTAAAATCAAGCACCCCTCTCCATGCGCAGTAACCCGAATACCTAACAAAACACACACAATATCATGATATCACAACACACTACAAgctcaaaacatgaaaattttcatgaaaaagtTGACACTTGACATAACAAACCTCAGTTTATGGTCAGGGACAAAACTGTGGCAGATCGAAGAGAGACATCCATCCGCCGCAACGAGCAAATCACCGACGATTTCGATGATTTCATTGGTCCGATGGGATGAAGCCTTCACTATAACCGAAGACTTGTCACTGGAAATGGAGAAAGATAGGAAATGGTGACCCCAAAGAAACAGGTTTGGTGGTAGTGCATTGTACAGAAGGGCATGCAGGTCAGCCCAATGTGCTGCTCTGCAGTTGAAGTCCTCGTCTCTAGTCAGCGTCCATTTCACCTTATTCTCACCATCAATTGCATCATTCTACACAACACCATAAAAAATCCACGCTCGTTAGAAAACCGAAGAAATCACAGTTTTTCACGTGTGTATAATCATTTTGCATATGCGTCAGAAGTATTCGATTTCGATTTACAATCCAACGATATAGAATAGAGAACTGTTTCTTGTACCTGATCAATTGTAAGCGGCAGAGTGGCCTTGTGGAGAAGGTCAGGGTCTTTAATCCATGACTGGATGagtctgagagagagagggtcaaGGCCAAGTCCAGCCCCAGTTGGGCTTCCAGTTGGGGGAGCATATGATTTCTCCACCACCAAAACATCCCACCCCGCTAATATGAGCGAGTGGGCGCATGATACCCCTGCTATGCTCCCTCCCACAATTACTGCCTTGGGTTTTTTCTTCAGActcatctctctcctcctctccctCGCTCTATCTCTCTCCATAGGTCAAGAGAGTCCttttacttcttcttttttggtgAATTGAAGAAAGTTGGGTGGCGACTAAAAGACAATAGGACCACTACAAGATAATTATATTGGTTTCTCTAAAATACTAACAATGTTGTACGAcccaacataatttttttttttttggcagccATTAAACTGTAAAAAATTATCAGAatataattgattaattaaataattttatttttagtcgCTTTTTTAACTAAAAGTATTTATAGAATAATATATCTAAGCTACGTATTAATGGAACACTATTTATCATccaaaaatttatgaaattactaCTCTAATCCTCTCATCGAagctaaacaaaattaaaaacacgGCGACTTAATAATTACATATCActctaattttttgttttttacatgAACCTCACAGGCAAGCAAACGTAACATAtcctatttaaaaaataatggagGAGGTTTTTCCTTAAACCCAGGTTTCCCACTGCAAAACCACCCCCTTAACCCCTTCTTCAAAGTTCCACgctcaaatttctttttttcaatttttttttttttaagaagtgatataaatattttcataacaaataataaacaaatttaaattaCACACGTATAACGTCTGCGCTTATACGGTTTGAATAAATCAGCCAATGTTTTGAGAAAATCATTTCGTATATTTGAGGAGCCAAGCATTCATAGTCTAATCAACCACATTTCTTATTAATGGGCCTACATCTAAAGGTTTTACCAATTGTGATGTGACCCAAACCATCAAACTATTACCTCCATGACCCGACCCGGACCACATACCACTCCCACAAAAACCCAAAGATGCAATGTCCGTACAATATTCCAAACCGTCCCCCTTcccctctcttcctcttctctctctctgctcATCTTCTCTGTGAAGCAAAACTCTCCGTGGAGAAATGGGGGCTGGGCGCGAGGTCCAAAGCTCGCTGGACGGACTGCGGGACAAGAACGTGATGCAGCTGAAGAAACTCAACACTGCCCTCTTCCCAGTCCGCTACAACGACAAGTACTACGCCGATGCCCTCGCTTCTGGCGATTTCACCAAGCTAGGTTGAGCTTCGATTCTCagtctttattattttttaattatattttctgggtcttgtttaattttgcataatatttctgggttttgtttatttttgcttaatattttctgggttttgcttAATTATGCATATTGTTTTGTGGGGTTTGCTTATTTTGTGTTACAAATGTAGGTTCTTTATTCAAATGCCCTGAAATCTCATCTGGctattggttattttgtgaaAGATTTGATGGGATATAGTAATTTGAGCTTGTAATTATGTTCTACTTCTAATTACTGTTCTGTGAATATTTTGTGGTTTGTTCGTTCTGGGTATTTCGTAATCTTCgttgttgtttgtttgcttCTGGTTATCCGAAAATGGAACTTGTTTATGGCTTGCGCTGAGAAATATTGGATGTTAGCTCTTTGCATTTTGAAATGCCGATTTCACTCACTCAGATAGACTTTTGAAGAGTGTTGATAACACAAATCTACTAGCTTACTCTCTATTTTTCTAATAGCTTACTCAGGGGTTTGGGACCTTCAAGTAAATTGGGGATGGAAAGTTATTATTATGTCAGGGATTTGGGTAGTTTTAGTTATGGTAGTAATGCTTGGTTCAATAGTTATGTGTCTTAAGTCAATTGTTTCTGTTTGTTGGTGTTCTAAAAAAACCGTGAGGAACTACGTATTTTTGAAGATAAATGACGAGGTTCTGGTGCAGCATTAGTGAGGTAGTTGAGTGATCAGCTATCCCCTGAATCTATATCAGTTCCTCAATAACAAaagggtagtgctattcacacacccctttttacctcCTAC of the Pyrus communis chromosome 1, drPyrComm1.1, whole genome shotgun sequence genome contains:
- the LOC137739833 gene encoding V-type proton ATPase subunit c''2-like; the protein is MSGAAIAVGYSSSWARALVQISPYTFSAIGIAVAIGVSVLGAAWGIYITGSSLIGAAVKAPRITSKNLISVIFCEAVAIYGVIVAIILQTKLENVPTSKMHAPESLRAGYAIFASGIIVGFANLVCGLCVGIIGSSCALSDAQNSSLFVKILVIEIFGSALGLFGVIVGIIMSAQATWPSK
- the LOC137739826 gene encoding uncharacterized protein; this translates as MERDRARERRREMSLKKKPKAVIVGGSIAGVSCAHSLILAGWDVLVVEKSYAPPTGSPTGAGLGLDPLSLRLIQSWIKDPDLLHKATLPLTIDQNDAIDGENKVKWTLTRDEDFNCRAAHWADLHALLYNALPPNLFLWGHHFLSFSISSDKSSVIVKASSHRTNEIIEIVGDLLVAADGCLSSICHSFVPDHKLRYSGYCAWRGVLDFTGNESSETLTGIRKEYPELGKCLYFGLGSGTHTVLYELLNRRLNWIWYVHQPEPDLKHNSMTMKASSDMIQSMHQEAEKMWLPEFVRVIKETKEPFINAIYDSDPLEQIYRDNVVLVGDAAHPTTPHALRSTTMSVVDAAVLGQCLKKWGAEDLQSALEEYQSIRLPVVSKQVLHARRMGRIKQGLVLPDRQLFNPKIANPEECQELQQKFMPFFRDVPPILL